Proteins from a single region of Erythrobacter sp.:
- a CDS encoding glutamate--cysteine ligase yields MSTREASSADDPVIESIDQLILPMIGGEKPPADWRIGTEHEKLVYKHSDKRAPSYDEPCGIRDLLKGLEQFGWSPVEEGGKVIALKGADGAVSLEPAGQLELSGAPLENLHQTCAETGRHLAQVKEVGERCGVGYLGLGMWPDKTRAELPIMPKGRYDIMLRHMPRVGSMGLDMMLRTCTIQVNLDYQSEADMVKKFRVGLALQPLATALFANSPFTEGKPNGFLSYRSHIWSDTDPARTGMLPFVFEDGFGYERWAQYMLDVPMYFVFRDGRYIDAAGLSFRDFLDGKLSVLPGERPTQSDWWDHLSTAFPEVRLKSFLEMRGADGGPWSRICALPAFWVGLLYDQTALDAAWDLVKHWTMEEREALRTAAPKLALDSPVPGGHTLRDIGREALKIAHGGLASRARLNAAGDNETGYLDTLDEIVASGKVPAQRLLDAYFGEWNGDISRVYEQSF; encoded by the coding sequence ATGAGCACACGTGAAGCATCCAGTGCCGACGATCCGGTGATCGAAAGCATCGACCAGCTGATCCTGCCGATGATCGGTGGCGAGAAGCCGCCGGCCGACTGGCGCATCGGCACCGAGCACGAAAAGCTCGTCTACAAGCATTCGGACAAGCGCGCCCCTTCCTATGACGAGCCTTGCGGCATCCGCGATCTGCTGAAGGGCCTTGAGCAATTCGGGTGGAGCCCGGTCGAGGAAGGCGGCAAGGTCATCGCGCTGAAGGGCGCGGACGGGGCTGTCAGCCTTGAACCGGCGGGCCAGCTTGAGCTTTCGGGCGCGCCGCTCGAAAACCTGCACCAGACCTGCGCAGAGACCGGACGGCACCTCGCGCAGGTGAAGGAAGTCGGCGAGCGTTGCGGGGTCGGCTATCTCGGGCTCGGCATGTGGCCTGACAAGACCCGCGCAGAACTGCCGATCATGCCCAAGGGCCGCTACGACATCATGCTGCGGCACATGCCGCGCGTGGGCAGCATGGGCCTCGACATGATGCTGCGCACCTGCACCATCCAGGTCAATCTCGATTACCAGTCCGAAGCCGACATGGTGAAGAAGTTCCGCGTCGGCCTTGCCCTGCAACCGCTCGCGACCGCGCTGTTCGCCAATTCGCCCTTCACCGAAGGCAAGCCCAACGGCTTCCTGTCCTATCGATCGCACATCTGGTCCGACACGGACCCCGCGCGCACCGGCATGCTGCCCTTCGTCTTCGAAGACGGCTTCGGTTACGAGCGCTGGGCGCAGTACATGCTCGACGTGCCGATGTATTTCGTCTTCCGCGACGGGAGATATATCGACGCAGCGGGGCTCTCCTTTCGCGATTTTCTCGACGGCAAGCTGTCGGTGCTGCCCGGCGAGCGCCCGACCCAGAGCGACTGGTGGGATCACCTGTCCACCGCCTTCCCCGAAGTGCGCCTCAAGAGCTTTCTCGAAATGCGCGGCGCTGACGGCGGCCCGTGGAGCCGGATCTGCGCCCTGCCCGCCTTCTGGGTCGGCCTGCTCTATGATCAGACCGCGCTCGATGCGGCGTGGGATCTCGTCAAGCACTGGACCATGGAAGAGCGCGAGGCGCTGCGCACCGCCGCGCCGAAACTCGCGCTCGATTCCCCCGTCCCCGGCGGCCACACCCTGCGCGATATCGGCCGCGAGGCGCTGAAGATCGCCCATGGCGGGCTGGCATCGCGCGCGCGGCTCAATGCGGCGGGCGATAACGAGACCGGCTATCTCGACACGCTCGACGAGATCGTGGCGAGCGGCAAGGTGCCCGCCCAGCGCCTGCTCGATGCCTATTTTGGCGAGTGGAACGGCGATATCAGCAGGGTCTACGAACAATCCTTCTGA
- a CDS encoding 16S rRNA (uracil(1498)-N(3))-methyltransferase yields the protein MPATPAWPPKSAPRLFVPDQLGPGRIVALDGPQAHYLGKVMRVREGDVVILCDDATGEWAARVAQAGKRDVVLEVADMLRPREAVPDLWLCAGLLKKDRFDLVLEKATELGAGRIQPVITRRCVADKLNLDRARTLTIEAAEQCALTALPELCETVKLDALLAGWPEDRVLYFADENGGEPAASAFAAHKGAPAAILTGPEGGFDEAERAAIRTHPCARPISLGPRILRGETAAIAALGLWMALAGDW from the coding sequence ATGCCCGCGACCCCTGCATGGCCCCCCAAGAGCGCCCCGCGCCTGTTTGTGCCCGATCAGCTCGGGCCGGGCAGGATTGTCGCGCTCGACGGCCCGCAGGCGCATTATCTCGGCAAGGTGATGCGGGTGCGCGAAGGCGATGTGGTGATCCTGTGTGATGACGCGACCGGCGAATGGGCGGCGCGGGTTGCGCAAGCGGGCAAGCGTGACGTGGTGCTGGAGGTGGCGGACATGCTCCGCCCGCGCGAGGCCGTGCCCGATCTGTGGCTCTGCGCAGGCTTGCTCAAGAAGGATCGCTTCGATCTGGTGCTGGAGAAGGCGACCGAACTGGGCGCGGGCCGCATCCAGCCGGTCATCACCCGCCGCTGTGTCGCCGACAAGCTCAACCTTGATCGCGCCCGCACCCTCACCATCGAGGCCGCCGAGCAATGCGCCCTCACCGCCCTGCCCGAACTTTGCGAGACGGTGAAGCTCGATGCGCTGCTGGCCGGCTGGCCCGAGGACCGCGTGCTTTATTTCGCTGACGAGAATGGCGGCGAACCCGCCGCCTCCGCCTTTGCCGCCCACAAGGGCGCGCCGGCTGCGATCCTCACCGGCCCCGAAGGCGGCTTTGACGAGGCCGAGCGGGCCGCAATCCGCACGCACCCTTGCGCCCGCCCTATCTCCCTCGGCCCGCGCATCCTGCGGGGCGAGACCGCCGCCATCGCTGCGCTGGGCCTGTGGATGGCCCTCGCGGGCGACTGGTAG
- the ubiA gene encoding 4-hydroxybenzoate octaprenyltransferase — MSEGIVPDSEHRGIVARLPQLPRDLALLARFDRPIGWWLLFWPCVFGVWLSGAGWQPLLLGWLLAGSIAMRGAGCVYNDIIDADLDAQVARTALRPVASGRVSKKAAWVWLVGLCLVGLAVLLQLRWEAQVVALCSLALVAAYPFMKRITWWPQAWLGMVFNWGLLVGWTQLRLDNWDALAAIYAGCIAWVIGYDTIYALQDREDDAMVGIRSSALAMGARVQAGIAGFYAAAVALWGLGFWLYRADPLALLALLPVAGHLAWQVMSLDADDPANPLERFRSNRWAGALMAAACYVVGNA; from the coding sequence ATGAGCGAGGGGATCGTCCCTGACAGCGAGCACCGCGGTATCGTCGCCCGCCTGCCGCAGCTTCCGCGTGACCTTGCGCTGCTGGCGCGGTTCGACCGGCCGATCGGCTGGTGGCTGCTGTTCTGGCCCTGTGTGTTCGGCGTGTGGCTGAGCGGTGCGGGGTGGCAGCCGCTGCTGCTCGGCTGGCTGCTGGCGGGCTCCATCGCCATGCGAGGGGCGGGCTGCGTCTATAATGACATCATCGACGCCGATCTCGACGCGCAGGTCGCCCGCACGGCGCTGCGTCCGGTGGCGAGCGGGCGGGTGTCGAAAAAGGCGGCGTGGGTCTGGCTCGTCGGCCTGTGCCTCGTCGGCCTCGCCGTGCTGCTGCAACTGCGCTGGGAGGCGCAGGTGGTCGCGCTCTGCAGCCTTGCGCTGGTCGCCGCCTATCCCTTCATGAAGCGCATCACATGGTGGCCGCAGGCGTGGCTGGGGATGGTGTTCAACTGGGGCCTGCTGGTCGGCTGGACGCAGCTGCGGCTCGACAACTGGGATGCGCTCGCGGCGATCTATGCCGGGTGTATCGCCTGGGTGATCGGCTATGACACGATCTATGCCCTGCAGGACCGCGAGGATGACGCGATGGTCGGCATCCGCTCCTCGGCGCTGGCGATGGGCGCGCGGGTGCAGGCGGGGATTGCGGGCTTCTATGCTGCGGCTGTGGCGCTGTGGGGCCTCGGTTTCTGGCTCTACCGCGCAGACCCCTTGGCGCTCCTCGCGCTGCTGCCGGTGGCAGGGCATCTGGCGTGGCAGGTGATGAGCCTCGACGCCGATGATCCGGCCAATCCGCTTGAACGCTTCCGCTCGAACCGCTGGGCGGGCGCGCTGATGGCGGCGGCGTGCTACGTCGTGGGCAATGCCTGA
- a CDS encoding SOS response-associated peptidase has protein sequence MCNLTRITLPASEVAAWFAAVEATQGANFGAETYPGTPGLVVAEGQLRVMTWGFPLVLKGKQGQTLKPKPVNNARTDKLETFFWRHSFEERRCLIPLTGWAEAAGERGRMTRTWLSLPDAPLFAAAGVWRQSDEWGACYSMVMTDSEGTDAASVHERMPVLLAPEDQARWIGGTPHEAMALCRPWQGPLVIERTPEPWARGAAHQPQLF, from the coding sequence ATGTGCAACCTCACCCGCATCACCCTGCCTGCCAGCGAAGTGGCGGCGTGGTTTGCGGCGGTGGAAGCAACACAAGGCGCGAATTTCGGCGCGGAGACCTATCCCGGCACCCCCGGCCTTGTGGTGGCAGAGGGGCAGCTGCGGGTAATGACATGGGGCTTCCCGCTGGTGCTCAAGGGCAAGCAGGGCCAGACCTTGAAGCCCAAGCCGGTCAACAACGCACGGACCGACAAGCTGGAGACCTTCTTCTGGCGCCATTCCTTCGAGGAGCGGCGCTGCCTCATCCCGCTCACCGGCTGGGCAGAGGCCGCGGGCGAGCGTGGCCGCATGACCCGCACATGGCTCTCGCTACCGGACGCGCCGCTCTTCGCGGCGGCGGGGGTGTGGCGGCAGTCGGACGAATGGGGCGCGTGCTATTCGATGGTGATGACCGACAGCGAAGGCACGGATGCCGCCAGCGTCCACGAACGCATGCCGGTGCTGCTCGCGCCGGAGGATCAGGCGCGCTGGATCGGCGGCACGCCGCACGAGGCGATGGCCCTGTGCCGTCCGTGGCAAGGTCCGCTGGTGATTGAGCGCACGCCTGAGCCGTGGGCGCGGGGCGCGGCCCATCAGCCGCAATTGTTCTAG
- a CDS encoding VOC family protein, with the protein MPTGHLEHVNITVSDPERSAALLAQLCGWHIRWRGPSQLGGWTIHVGGTQDYIAVYTRGEGPVPRFGKGAPLNHVGLVVDDLDAAEAVVIAAGLEPFSHGDYEPGRRFYFFDWDGIEFEMVSYA; encoded by the coding sequence ATGCCCACCGGTCACCTTGAACACGTCAACATTACCGTCAGCGATCCCGAGCGCTCCGCCGCCCTGCTCGCGCAATTATGCGGCTGGCACATCCGCTGGCGCGGCCCCTCGCAACTGGGCGGCTGGACCATCCATGTCGGCGGGACGCAGGATTACATCGCGGTCTACACGCGCGGCGAAGGCCCCGTCCCCCGCTTCGGCAAGGGCGCGCCGCTCAACCATGTCGGGCTGGTGGTGGACGATTTGGACGCCGCAGAGGCGGTGGTGATCGCCGCCGGGCTCGAACCCTTCAGCCACGGCGATTACGAGCCGGGCCGGCGGTTCTACTTCTTCGACTGGGACGGGATCGAATTCGAGATGGTGAGCTACGCCTAG
- the soxR gene encoding redox-sensitive transcriptional activator SoxR, with amino-acid sequence MTRLKPTDLIPIGEIARRTGLSVSAIRFYDDEGLIEPVRTNGNQRRFLRSDIRRLSFILIAQRLGLALGEIRAQLATLPQGRTPNARDWEAISRAIRATLDARIAELTRTRERLDGCIGCGCLSLEHCAIWNPEDRLGQDGPGPRKLMA; translated from the coding sequence ATGACCCGCCTCAAACCCACCGATCTCATTCCCATCGGGGAGATTGCGCGCCGCACCGGCCTCAGCGTCTCGGCGATCCGTTTCTACGATGACGAGGGGCTGATCGAGCCGGTGCGCACCAATGGCAACCAGCGGCGCTTCCTGCGCTCGGACATCCGCCGCCTGAGCTTCATCCTGATTGCCCAGCGCCTCGGCCTTGCGCTGGGCGAGATCCGGGCACAGCTGGCGACTTTGCCGCAGGGCCGCACGCCGAATGCGCGCGACTGGGAGGCGATCAGCCGCGCGATCCGCGCCACGCTCGATGCGCGCATTGCCGAGCTGACCCGCACCCGCGAGCGGCTCGACGGCTGCATCGGCTGCGGGTGCCTCAGCCTTGAACATTGCGCGATCTGGAACCCCGAGGACCGGCTCGGCCAAGACGGCCCCGGCCCGCGCAAGCTGATGGCGTGA
- a CDS encoding M3 family metallopeptidase: MAAAPQAALAEDAHAHHHAPAIPQGTGYFASDSTLPFLAPDFTKISEDDYIPAFEQGMAIEKAEVAAIIANPEKATFANTIVALEKAGRMLGRVERVFYALTGANTTDRLDAIDTEISPKLSAHNDSITLDPALFARVKAVYDARASLGLTLEQGRLLEETYKRMVHAGALLTPAQREEVKAINGELSTLATEFGQKVRAATNAQPLIVDTAAELAGLSEADIKAAADLAAAKGHPGKFAIALQNTTQQPLLPSLENRATREALFKLSYGRADGANPEHDTRVLLAKIATLRAKKAALFGEPDWASYTMYDRMAKKPATALGFMEQMVPALAATQRREAAMLTQAIKADGGDYTVQPWDWYRYANRIKATRYDLDEDAVAQYFQLDKVLEDGVFYAAGKLYGLSFKRRTDLPVYHPDVWVYTVFDADGSELGLFYFDPFQRPSKRGGAWMSNFVDQSETWGTKPVIYNVLNIPKAAPGEVQLVSFDDVGTTFHEFGHALHGLFASQQFESLSGTATARDFVEYPSQVNEMWATDPQVLQNYAKHYKTGETIPMALVEKIEAASKFNQGYDFGETVAAALLDMKWAALTPEAAAAIDTPEEVDAFETRALKELGLEVDLVPPRYRSTYFNHIFSDPAGYSAGYYSYLWTEMLDRDSRKWFRDNGGLTRANGDHYRKTVLSRGGTMDYFEMFQNFAGRQPDVQPMLEARGLAGGESSGGE, translated from the coding sequence ATGGCCGCCGCGCCGCAGGCCGCGTTGGCCGAGGATGCTCACGCGCACCACCACGCGCCTGCAATCCCGCAAGGAACCGGCTATTTCGCGAGCGACAGCACGCTGCCTTTCCTTGCGCCTGATTTCACGAAGATTTCCGAAGACGACTACATCCCCGCCTTCGAACAGGGCATGGCGATCGAGAAGGCCGAAGTCGCTGCGATCATCGCCAATCCGGAAAAAGCCACCTTCGCGAACACCATTGTCGCGCTGGAGAAGGCGGGCCGGATGCTCGGCCGGGTGGAGCGGGTGTTCTATGCGCTCACCGGCGCCAACACCACCGACCGGCTCGATGCGATCGACACCGAAATCAGCCCGAAGCTTTCGGCCCATAATGATTCGATCACGCTCGATCCGGCGCTGTTTGCACGGGTGAAGGCGGTTTACGATGCGCGCGCCAGCCTTGGCCTGACGCTCGAACAGGGCCGGCTGCTGGAGGAGACCTACAAGCGCATGGTCCACGCCGGCGCGCTGCTCACCCCGGCGCAGCGCGAGGAGGTGAAGGCGATCAATGGCGAGCTGTCCACGCTCGCCACCGAATTCGGCCAGAAGGTGCGCGCCGCGACCAATGCCCAGCCGCTGATCGTCGATACCGCCGCTGAACTGGCAGGCCTGTCTGAGGCCGATATCAAGGCGGCGGCCGATCTGGCGGCGGCCAAGGGGCACCCGGGCAAGTTCGCCATCGCGCTCCAGAACACGACGCAGCAGCCGCTGCTCCCTTCGCTCGAAAACCGCGCCACCCGCGAGGCGCTGTTCAAACTGAGCTATGGCCGCGCCGACGGGGCCAATCCCGAGCATGATACCCGCGTGCTGCTGGCCAAGATCGCCACCCTGCGCGCAAAGAAGGCCGCGCTGTTCGGCGAGCCTGACTGGGCGAGCTACACCATGTATGATCGCATGGCGAAAAAGCCCGCGACCGCGCTTGGCTTCATGGAGCAGATGGTCCCCGCTCTGGCCGCCACCCAGCGGCGCGAGGCGGCGATGCTGACGCAAGCGATCAAGGCCGATGGCGGCGATTACACCGTCCAGCCGTGGGACTGGTATCGCTATGCCAACCGCATCAAGGCGACCCGCTACGATCTCGACGAGGATGCAGTCGCGCAATATTTCCAGCTCGACAAGGTGCTGGAAGACGGCGTGTTCTACGCTGCGGGCAAGCTCTACGGCCTCAGCTTCAAGCGTCGCACCGATCTGCCGGTCTACCACCCCGATGTGTGGGTCTACACCGTGTTCGACGCCGATGGCTCGGAGCTCGGCCTGTTCTACTTCGATCCCTTCCAGCGCCCTTCCAAGCGCGGCGGCGCGTGGATGAGCAACTTCGTCGACCAGAGCGAGACCTGGGGCACCAAGCCGGTGATCTACAACGTGCTCAACATCCCCAAGGCCGCGCCGGGCGAAGTGCAGCTCGTCAGCTTCGATGATGTCGGCACCACCTTCCACGAATTCGGCCACGCGCTGCACGGGCTGTTCGCCAGCCAGCAGTTCGAGAGCCTCTCGGGCACGGCGACGGCGCGCGACTTTGTGGAATATCCCAGCCAGGTCAACGAGATGTGGGCGACTGATCCGCAAGTGCTGCAGAACTATGCCAAGCACTACAAGACCGGCGAAACCATCCCGATGGCGCTGGTCGAGAAGATCGAGGCCGCGTCCAAGTTCAACCAGGGCTATGATTTCGGCGAGACCGTGGCCGCAGCCCTGCTCGACATGAAGTGGGCAGCGCTCACCCCGGAAGCTGCCGCCGCGATCGACACGCCGGAGGAAGTCGACGCCTTCGAGACCCGCGCTTTGAAGGAACTCGGCCTTGAGGTGGACCTCGTGCCGCCGCGCTACCGTTCGACCTATTTCAACCACATCTTCAGCGATCCGGCGGGCTATTCCGCAGGCTATTACAGCTACTTGTGGACCGAAATGCTCGACCGCGACAGCCGCAAGTGGTTCCGCGACAATGGCGGGCTGACCCGCGCCAATGGCGATCATTACCGCAAGACCGTGCTGAGCCGCGGCGGGACGATGGACTATTTCGAGATGTTCCAGAACTTCGCCGGTCGCCAGCCCGATGTGCAGCCGATGCTGGAAGCGCGCGGGCTTGCGGGCGGGGAAAGCAGCGGCGGCGAGTAA
- a CDS encoding SixA phosphatase family protein has protein sequence MKILGLLRHAKSDWDDMNQRDFDRGLNARGKKGAQLIGDHIRNHGVKWDRVIASPAVRVKLTLEGALPEITPVYDQKLYLASYDTIIETIEAHAGSGDDEAEAILIVGHNPGLQDTLLELVSPSKENDLFREAVVKFPTAAFAVLECEIEHWSQIKRYCAKLAHFARPRDLDPQLGPES, from the coding sequence GTGAAGATCCTTGGTCTCCTGCGTCACGCCAAATCGGACTGGGACGACATGAACCAGCGCGATTTCGACCGCGGGCTCAATGCGCGCGGGAAGAAGGGCGCGCAGCTGATCGGGGATCATATCCGCAATCACGGGGTGAAGTGGGACAGAGTGATCGCCTCTCCCGCCGTGCGGGTGAAGCTGACGCTGGAGGGCGCCCTGCCCGAGATCACGCCGGTCTATGACCAGAAGCTCTATCTTGCGAGCTATGACACCATCATCGAGACGATCGAGGCCCATGCCGGCAGCGGCGATGACGAGGCCGAGGCAATCCTGATCGTCGGCCACAATCCCGGCTTGCAGGACACGCTGCTCGAACTGGTCTCGCCGTCCAAGGAAAACGATCTGTTCCGCGAAGCCGTGGTGAAGTTCCCCACCGCCGCCTTCGCCGTGCTGGAATGCGAGATCGAGCACTGGAGCCAGATCAAGCGCTACTGCGCAAAGCTGGCGCATTTCGCACGGCCGCGCGATCTCGATCCGCAGCTGGGGCCGGAGAGCTAG